From a single Labrenzia sp. PHM005 genomic region:
- a CDS encoding bifunctional aconitate hydratase 2/2-methylisocitrate dehydratase, giving the protein MSLYQDYLKEIATRKEQGLHPKPIEDGALVSEIIAQIKDLNNEHRQESLKFFIYNTLPGTTSAAGEKAKFLKEIILGEATVAEITPAFAFELLSHMKGGPSVEVLIDLALGEDQSTAEQASDVLKTQVFLYDADTDRLKDAYEAGNAIAKDILESYAKAEFFTKLPNVDEEIKVVTYIAGEGDISTDLLSPGNQAHSRADRELHGKCMISEKAQKEIEALKLQHPDKRVMLIAEKGTMGVGSSRMSGVNNVALWTGKQASPYVPFVNIAPVVAGTNGISPIFLTTVGVTGGIGVDLKNWVKKTDADGNPILNNDGNPVLEQKYSVETGTVLTINTKTKKLFSEDGSEEHADLASSFTPQKVEFMKAGGSYAVVFGKKLQTLAAETLGIEKPQVFAPSKEVSHEGQGLTAVEKIFNKNAVGTTPGKTLHAGSDVRVKVNIVGSQDTTGLMTSQELEAMAATVISPIVDGAYQSGCHTASVWDLKAQANTPRLMKFMHKFGLITGRDPKDVYHPMTDVIHKVLNDITVDDWDVIIGGDSHTRMSKGVAFGADSGTVALALATGEATMPIPESVKVTFKGKMADWMDFRDVVHATQAQMLKQHGDNVFQGRIIEVHIGTLLADQAFTFTDWTAEMKAKASICISNDETLIGSLELAKGRIQVMIDKGMDNDKKVLQGLIDKADKRIAEIKSGEKPALTPDSNAKYFAEVVVDLDEIIEPMIADPDVNNADVSKRYTHDTIRPVSFYNGEKKVDLGFVGSCMVHKGDMKIVAQMLKNLEKAKGKVEFKAPLVVAAPTYNIIDELKEEGDWEVLEKYSGFEFDDNAPKTTARTEYENILYLERPGCNLCMGNQEKAAKGDTVLATSTRLFQGRVVADSETKKGESLLASTPVVVLSAILGRTPDLEEYKDAVEGIDLTKFAPPLQKPLDSRSVHF; this is encoded by the coding sequence ATGAGCTTGTATCAAGACTACCTGAAAGAGATCGCTACTCGAAAAGAGCAGGGGCTCCACCCCAAGCCAATCGAAGACGGCGCACTTGTCAGCGAGATCATTGCGCAGATCAAGGATCTGAACAACGAACACCGGCAAGAGTCCTTGAAATTCTTCATCTATAACACCCTGCCGGGCACAACGAGTGCGGCGGGTGAAAAGGCGAAGTTTTTAAAAGAGATCATTCTGGGCGAAGCGACTGTCGCGGAAATCACTCCGGCTTTTGCCTTTGAACTGCTGTCTCACATGAAGGGCGGCCCGTCCGTTGAGGTTCTGATTGATCTGGCTTTGGGAGAGGACCAGTCAACTGCAGAGCAGGCATCAGATGTTTTGAAGACACAGGTTTTCCTCTATGACGCCGATACGGATCGTCTGAAAGACGCCTATGAAGCTGGCAATGCCATCGCCAAAGACATTCTTGAAAGCTACGCCAAGGCGGAGTTCTTCACCAAGCTTCCGAACGTCGACGAAGAGATCAAGGTCGTCACCTACATTGCTGGTGAAGGCGATATCTCCACTGACCTTCTGTCACCAGGCAACCAGGCGCACTCCCGTGCTGACCGTGAGCTGCACGGCAAGTGCATGATTTCGGAAAAGGCGCAGAAGGAAATCGAGGCGCTGAAGCTTCAGCACCCGGACAAACGCGTCATGCTGATTGCCGAAAAAGGCACCATGGGCGTTGGTTCTTCCCGTATGTCTGGCGTCAACAACGTGGCGCTTTGGACCGGCAAACAGGCGAGCCCTTACGTTCCTTTCGTGAACATTGCCCCAGTTGTTGCAGGCACCAATGGCATTTCGCCGATCTTCTTGACCACTGTTGGCGTGACCGGCGGTATTGGTGTCGACCTGAAAAACTGGGTCAAGAAAACGGACGCCGATGGCAACCCGATCCTGAACAATGACGGCAATCCGGTTCTGGAACAGAAGTACTCTGTCGAAACTGGTACCGTGTTAACCATCAACACCAAGACCAAGAAACTCTTCAGTGAAGATGGCAGTGAAGAACATGCTGACCTGGCATCTTCCTTCACGCCGCAAAAAGTCGAGTTCATGAAGGCTGGCGGATCCTACGCTGTTGTCTTCGGCAAAAAGCTGCAGACATTGGCAGCCGAAACGCTTGGCATTGAAAAGCCGCAGGTCTTTGCTCCGTCAAAAGAAGTCTCGCATGAAGGCCAGGGCCTGACCGCAGTTGAAAAGATCTTCAACAAGAACGCTGTCGGCACGACCCCGGGCAAGACCTTGCACGCAGGCTCCGATGTCCGTGTGAAGGTCAACATTGTTGGCTCGCAGGACACCACCGGCCTGATGACCTCCCAGGAACTGGAAGCAATGGCTGCGACCGTCATTTCCCCGATCGTGGATGGCGCTTATCAGTCCGGCTGTCACACAGCGTCTGTTTGGGACTTGAAGGCACAGGCCAATACACCGCGCCTCATGAAGTTCATGCACAAGTTCGGTTTGATCACCGGCCGGGACCCAAAAGACGTCTACCACCCGATGACGGACGTGATCCACAAGGTGCTCAACGACATCACTGTAGACGACTGGGACGTTATCATCGGCGGCGACAGCCACACCCGCATGTCCAAGGGCGTCGCCTTCGGTGCGGACTCAGGTACTGTTGCGCTGGCTCTGGCAACCGGTGAAGCCACCATGCCGATCCCGGAATCTGTGAAGGTGACCTTCAAGGGCAAAATGGCTGACTGGATGGACTTCCGCGACGTCGTGCATGCCACACAGGCACAGATGCTCAAGCAGCATGGCGACAACGTCTTCCAGGGCCGTATCATCGAGGTTCATATCGGAACACTGTTGGCCGACCAGGCCTTCACCTTCACCGACTGGACAGCTGAGATGAAAGCTAAGGCTTCCATCTGTATCTCCAACGATGAGACGTTGATCGGCTCCCTGGAACTGGCCAAAGGCCGCATCCAGGTGATGATCGACAAGGGTATGGACAACGACAAGAAGGTCCTTCAGGGCCTGATCGACAAGGCGGACAAGCGCATTGCCGAGATCAAGTCGGGTGAGAAGCCGGCTTTGACCCCGGACTCCAATGCCAAGTACTTCGCCGAAGTTGTTGTTGACCTTGATGAAATCATCGAGCCGATGATTGCGGATCCGGACGTCAACAATGCAGATGTTTCCAAGCGGTACACCCACGACACCATTCGCCCTGTGTCCTTCTACAACGGCGAGAAAAAAGTCGATCTCGGCTTTGTCGGCTCCTGCATGGTGCACAAGGGTGACATGAAGATCGTTGCCCAGATGCTGAAGAACCTTGAAAAAGCCAAAGGCAAGGTTGAGTTCAAGGCGCCGCTCGTTGTGGCAGCTCCGACCTACAATATCATTGATGAGTTGAAGGAAGAGGGCGACTGGGAAGTTCTGGAGAAATACTCTGGCTTTGAGTTCGACGACAATGCGCCGAAGACGACTGCCCGGACCGAGTACGAGAACATCCTCTATCTGGAGCGCCCGGGCTGTAACCTTTGCATGGGCAACCAGGAAAAGGCTGCCAAAGGCGACACCGTTCTGGCAACCTCCACACGTCTCTTCCAGGGCCGTGTTGTGGCAGACTCCGAGACCAAGAAAGGTGAGTCTCTGCTGGCCTCCACTCCGGTTGTTGTCTTGTCCGCCATTCTCGGCCGGACACCGGACCTGGAGGAGTACAAGGACGCTGTTGAGGGCATCGATCTGACCAAGTTCGCGCCGCCGCTGCAAAAGCCGCTGGACAGCAGGTCCGTACACTTCTAA
- the trmD gene encoding tRNA (guanosine(37)-N1)-methyltransferase TrmD — protein MAFKATILTLYPDMFPGPLGQSLSGRALDKDLWNLETSQIRDFATDKHRSVDDTPAGGGAGMVLRADILAKAIDAAAPEDDPRPRILMSPRGKPFTQKRAHELAEGPGAIIVCGRFEGIDQRVIDTRQLEEVSIGDYILSGGEIGAITMLDAVIRLIPGVMGNMESADTESFETGLLEHPHYTRPAEFEGQTIPEVLTSGNHKKIHDWRLAEAERLTRERRPDLWDAYMADDDDVD, from the coding sequence ATGGCCTTCAAGGCAACCATTCTCACGCTTTACCCAGACATGTTTCCGGGCCCCCTTGGGCAAAGCCTGTCCGGCCGGGCATTGGATAAGGACTTGTGGAACCTGGAGACCAGCCAGATCCGAGATTTTGCAACGGACAAACACCGCTCCGTAGACGACACCCCGGCCGGCGGCGGGGCTGGTATGGTGCTGCGGGCCGACATTTTGGCCAAAGCGATTGATGCAGCGGCACCAGAAGATGATCCCCGTCCGCGCATCCTGATGAGCCCACGGGGTAAACCCTTCACACAGAAACGCGCCCATGAGCTGGCCGAAGGCCCAGGTGCGATCATTGTCTGCGGCCGGTTTGAAGGCATCGACCAACGGGTGATCGATACGCGTCAGCTGGAAGAAGTTTCTATTGGTGACTATATCCTCTCCGGCGGCGAAATCGGCGCGATCACAATGCTGGACGCTGTTATCCGCCTGATCCCCGGGGTTATGGGCAATATGGAAAGTGCGGATACCGAAAGTTTTGAGACCGGACTTCTAGAACATCCGCATTACACCCGGCCTGCAGAGTTTGAGGGCCAAACCATTCCGGAGGTGCTGACCTCCGGCAACCACAAAAAGATCCATGATTGGCGCCTCGCGGAAGCTGAACGTCTTACCCGTGAACGGCGTCCGGATCTGTGGGACGCCTATATGGCCGATGACGACGACGTCGATTGA
- a CDS encoding antibiotic resistance protein VanZ — protein sequence MFRFPRSKYKFPDLLLLRSDPHFLDMSFSRVLPLAVLVVFGVMVGLVFETGVSHPYDKILHIGFFALLTLSIHALFCCRLRISALVAMGMGIAGEIVQGMLPHHQMSVPDIIANAIGVSLVVALIALIRSETRQALEDEPEDIDLGEMGLKPVATRYLSGEAPDESDGFSSDK from the coding sequence GTGTTCCGTTTCCCGAGATCCAAATATAAGTTTCCAGACTTGCTGCTGTTAAGGTCAGACCCGCATTTTCTAGATATGTCGTTCAGCCGGGTTTTGCCGCTGGCTGTCCTGGTCGTATTCGGTGTTATGGTCGGGCTGGTTTTCGAAACAGGTGTGAGCCACCCCTACGACAAGATTCTCCACATCGGTTTTTTTGCGCTGCTGACGCTATCCATTCACGCATTGTTTTGCTGCCGCCTGCGCATTTCCGCTTTGGTCGCAATGGGAATGGGCATTGCCGGGGAAATCGTTCAAGGGATGCTACCGCATCACCAAATGTCCGTGCCGGACATCATCGCCAATGCAATTGGGGTGTCTTTGGTGGTTGCGCTGATTGCCTTGATCCGATCTGAAACCAGACAGGCTTTGGAGGATGAACCGGAAGACATAGATCTGGGGGAAATGGGTCTGAAGCCAGTGGCGACCCGTTATTTATCCGGTGAGGCCCCGGACGAATCTGACGGCTTTTCGTCGGACAAATAG
- the rimM gene encoding ribosome maturation factor RimM (Essential for efficient processing of 16S rRNA): MSSNETQKVLMAKIGAAHGVRGEVRVKPFGDDPLSFTDYGVLTTKDGKQSFEVQNARVQKTVVVTKFKEVTDRNRAEELNGVELYIDRDQLPDTEDDEFYYSDLNGLTVQDPDGKAMGKIVAVEDFGAGDLLEIRPKRGKTFYIPFTKDFVPEINLEAGFVTVDLPEDYLSDEKPSDSSGASPDK; encoded by the coding sequence ATGAGCTCAAATGAGACACAAAAGGTGCTGATGGCCAAGATTGGCGCGGCGCATGGCGTTCGCGGGGAAGTGCGGGTCAAGCCCTTTGGCGATGACCCGCTTTCCTTCACCGACTACGGTGTTTTGACCACCAAGGACGGCAAACAGTCGTTTGAGGTACAGAATGCGCGGGTGCAAAAGACGGTCGTTGTCACCAAATTCAAGGAAGTGACCGACCGCAACAGGGCGGAAGAACTGAACGGCGTCGAACTCTACATCGACCGGGATCAGCTGCCTGACACAGAAGACGATGAATTTTACTATTCAGACCTGAACGGACTGACTGTCCAGGATCCCGATGGCAAAGCCATGGGCAAAATTGTGGCTGTCGAGGATTTTGGTGCCGGCGATCTTCTGGAAATCCGGCCTAAGCGCGGCAAAACCTTCTATATCCCGTTTACCAAGGACTTCGTTCCGGAAATCAATCTGGAAGCCGGGTTCGTAACGGTGGACTTACCTGAAGACTATTTGTCCGACGAAAAGCCGTCAGATTCGTCCGGGGCCTCACCGGATAAATAA
- the rpsP gene encoding 30S ribosomal protein S16, with the protein MATKIRLARGGSKKRPYYRIVIADIRAPRDGRFIEKVGSYNPMLPKDSEDRVQLNVERVKYWLGTGAQPTDRVARFLDAEGLLKREPRNNPKKAQLGRKAQERLDEKKAAEEEAAAAAAAASEEAAAE; encoded by the coding sequence ATGGCTACGAAAATTCGCCTGGCGCGCGGCGGTTCCAAGAAACGCCCGTACTACCGCATCGTGATCGCTGACATCCGCGCACCGCGTGATGGCCGCTTCATCGAAAAGGTCGGGTCTTACAACCCGATGCTGCCGAAGGATTCCGAAGACCGCGTTCAGCTGAACGTTGAGCGTGTGAAGTACTGGCTCGGCACCGGCGCACAGCCGACCGACCGTGTTGCCCGTTTCCTCGACGCTGAAGGCCTTTTGAAGCGCGAGCCGCGCAACAACCCGAAAAAAGCTCAGCTCGGCCGTAAGGCACAAGAACGTCTCGACGAGAAAAAAGCAGCTGAAGAAGAAGCTGCAGCCGCCGCTGCAGCCGCTTCCGAAGAAGCAGCGGCTGAGTAA
- a CDS encoding chorismate mutase → MSHAESQLGQSAALEELKSLRGSIDNIDAALIHMLAERFKCTQKVGVLKATNDLPPADPAREKIQIERLRTLAAEANLDPDFAEKFLNFIVREVIRHHEAIAAEAGN, encoded by the coding sequence ATGAGCCATGCGGAAAGCCAATTGGGCCAGAGCGCGGCTCTTGAAGAGCTGAAGTCCCTGCGCGGATCGATCGACAACATCGACGCAGCGCTCATTCACATGCTCGCAGAACGTTTCAAATGCACCCAGAAAGTGGGTGTTTTGAAAGCCACCAACGACCTACCGCCGGCTGATCCGGCGCGGGAGAAAATTCAGATCGAGCGGCTGCGCACGCTGGCAGCCGAAGCCAATCTCGATCCTGACTTTGCCGAGAAATTCCTGAACTTCATCGTTCGCGAAGTGATCCGGCACCATGAAGCCATTGCCGCTGAAGCCGGCAACTGA
- the ffh gene encoding signal recognition particle protein, which yields MFESLSDRLSGVFDKLTGRGALSENDVNEAMREIRRALIEADVALPIVRSFTDKVRHRAVGAEVVKSVTPGQMVVKIVHDQLIEMLGEDAQPIDLNAPAPVAIMMVGLQGSGKTTTTAKVARRFTQRDKRKVLMASLDTRRPAAQEQLKVLGEQNDVDTLPIIEGQGPVEIANRAMSAAKLGGYDVVLLDTAGRIHIDEPLMVEMAEVKSAANPHEIILVADSLTGQDAVNLAKSFDERVGITGIALTRMDGDGRGGAALSMQAVTGKPVKLIGTGEKSDALEDFHPKRIADRILGMGDIVSLVEKAAEAIDAEQAAKMAKKMQKGHFDLDDLAEQLKQMEKLGGMSGMMGMLPGVGKMKKQIEASGLDDKMFKRQVAIIQSMTPTERKKPDLLKASRKKRIAAGSGVQVAEVNKLLKMHRQMADMMKKMGKGKGMLGKLMGGMGGGMPDVDPKQLEEMAKSGQLPDGMELPKGLPGGMPGLGAPGMPGMPGLPGLGGSKMPGLPGMGKGKKR from the coding sequence ATGTTTGAAAGCCTATCAGATCGACTAAGTGGCGTTTTCGACAAGCTGACCGGCCGGGGTGCGCTGTCGGAAAACGACGTCAATGAAGCGATGCGCGAAATCCGCCGCGCGCTGATTGAAGCCGACGTCGCCCTGCCGATCGTACGCTCTTTCACTGATAAAGTCCGCCACCGTGCGGTTGGCGCGGAAGTCGTCAAATCCGTGACGCCGGGCCAGATGGTTGTGAAGATCGTTCATGACCAACTGATCGAGATGCTCGGCGAGGACGCTCAGCCGATTGACCTGAATGCACCGGCACCGGTCGCGATAATGATGGTCGGTTTGCAAGGCTCCGGTAAAACGACTACCACCGCCAAGGTCGCCCGCCGCTTTACCCAGCGCGACAAGCGCAAGGTGCTGATGGCCTCGCTCGACACCCGCCGTCCGGCTGCGCAAGAACAGCTCAAGGTTCTGGGTGAGCAGAACGACGTCGACACGCTGCCGATCATCGAAGGCCAGGGTCCGGTAGAGATCGCCAACCGGGCCATGTCCGCGGCCAAGCTCGGCGGTTACGACGTGGTCCTGCTCGACACTGCCGGCCGCATTCACATCGACGAGCCGTTGATGGTGGAAATGGCGGAGGTGAAATCCGCTGCCAATCCGCATGAAATTATTCTGGTCGCCGATAGCCTCACCGGTCAGGACGCCGTCAATCTGGCCAAAAGCTTTGACGAGCGGGTTGGCATCACCGGTATTGCGCTGACCCGAATGGACGGCGATGGACGCGGCGGTGCGGCGCTCTCCATGCAGGCGGTGACCGGCAAACCGGTCAAGCTGATCGGTACCGGTGAAAAATCCGACGCACTGGAAGACTTCCATCCAAAGCGGATCGCCGACCGCATCCTCGGCATGGGCGACATTGTTTCGCTCGTTGAAAAAGCGGCTGAAGCCATTGATGCGGAACAGGCCGCAAAGATGGCGAAGAAGATGCAGAAAGGTCATTTTGACCTGGATGATCTCGCCGAGCAGCTGAAGCAGATGGAAAAGCTGGGTGGAATGTCCGGCATGATGGGCATGCTGCCGGGCGTTGGCAAAATGAAAAAGCAGATCGAGGCATCCGGTCTCGACGACAAGATGTTCAAGCGCCAGGTCGCGATCATCCAGTCGATGACGCCGACCGAACGCAAAAAGCCCGACCTCTTGAAAGCCAGCCGCAAGAAACGCATCGCAGCCGGCTCTGGTGTGCAGGTGGCCGAGGTCAACAAACTTTTGAAAATGCACCGCCAGATGGCGGACATGATGAAGAAGATGGGCAAGGGCAAAGGCATGCTCGGCAAGCTGATGGGCGGCATGGGCGGCGGAATGCCGGATGTCGATCCGAAACAGCTTGAAGAAATGGCCAAGTCCGGCCAATTGCCCGACGGAATGGAACTGCCGAAAGGCCTGCCGGGCGGAATGCCGGGTCTGGGCGCCCCTGGGATGCCGGGTATGCCTGGCCTGCCGGGGCTCGGCGGCTCGAAAATGCCGGGTCTTCCGGGCATGGGAAAAGGTAAAAAACGATGA
- a CDS encoding DJ-1/PfpI family protein, with protein MNLTFGLLIFPNVQLLDVAGPNDAFAGVPGAKVHLIWKSRDSIKTTSGMEIRPDTTFENCPNLDVLCVPGGGGVNPLLQDGEVLAFVRKQAASAKYITSVCTGSLVLGMAGILKGKRATCHWNAVDFLPAMGAIPIKDRVVKDGNIYTAGGITSGIDFGLEILADLLGEEEAKTIQLAMEYAPAPPFSCGTPEEAPEDIVAEARRRMEHSRQERLKLFGEAA; from the coding sequence ATGAACCTTACATTTGGCCTATTGATCTTTCCAAACGTCCAATTGCTGGATGTGGCGGGTCCTAATGATGCTTTTGCCGGTGTTCCAGGCGCCAAGGTCCACCTGATCTGGAAATCACGCGACTCGATCAAAACAACAAGCGGCATGGAGATCCGGCCGGATACGACGTTCGAAAATTGCCCCAACCTCGATGTCCTGTGTGTTCCGGGCGGCGGCGGGGTCAATCCCTTGCTTCAGGATGGAGAAGTGCTGGCGTTTGTCCGAAAGCAGGCAGCAAGCGCGAAGTACATCACATCCGTCTGCACCGGATCATTGGTGCTCGGCATGGCCGGCATTTTGAAAGGAAAGCGGGCGACTTGCCACTGGAATGCTGTCGACTTTTTGCCTGCTATGGGCGCCATCCCGATCAAGGACCGCGTGGTGAAGGACGGCAACATCTACACCGCTGGCGGCATCACATCCGGCATTGATTTTGGGCTTGAGATCCTGGCCGACCTCTTAGGCGAAGAAGAGGCCAAAACTATCCAATTGGCGATGGAATATGCCCCGGCCCCGCCATTTTCCTGCGGCACACCGGAAGAAGCGCCGGAAGATATTGTAGCCGAAGCCCGGCGCCGGATGGAGCATTCGCGGCAGGAACGGTTGAAGCTGTTTGGTGAAGCGGCGTAG
- a CDS encoding GlxA family transcriptional regulator: protein MTRRIEFLAYEAVQILDITGPLQVFASANDLLQTQGKPTAYDLETVAKPSTVKSSSGLALIANPLPQAGTAVDTVLVPGGFGIDKVCEDRELISWLTSRAATARRVASVCSGAFLLATAGLLDGKYAATHWQRCAEFKERFPDVRLKSDPIYVQDGNLWTSAGITAGIDLALALVQEDLGREIALGVARQLVVFLKRPGGQSQFSAALDLQNDSGRFDQLHSWMMQNLQQPITLNDMAEQAVMSPRTLSRHYKKETGRSPMRTLEEMRLDRVRHLLEQGRPVAQAATRSGFGTEETLRQAFHRRFGVSPQAYRERFSN, encoded by the coding sequence ATGACGCGCCGGATCGAATTCCTGGCATATGAAGCCGTTCAAATCCTGGACATTACGGGTCCTCTGCAGGTGTTCGCCTCTGCCAATGACCTCCTGCAGACCCAAGGAAAACCAACAGCTTACGACCTTGAAACGGTCGCCAAGCCTTCAACAGTGAAAAGCTCCAGCGGCCTGGCCTTGATTGCCAATCCTTTGCCTCAAGCCGGAACGGCGGTTGATACTGTGCTGGTTCCGGGTGGGTTCGGTATCGACAAGGTTTGCGAAGATCGCGAGCTGATAAGTTGGCTGACCTCCCGTGCGGCAACCGCGCGGCGTGTGGCGTCCGTGTGCAGTGGAGCCTTTCTGCTGGCAACCGCCGGATTGCTCGACGGCAAGTATGCTGCGACCCATTGGCAGCGCTGCGCTGAATTCAAGGAACGGTTTCCGGACGTCCGGCTCAAGTCAGATCCGATCTATGTTCAAGACGGCAATCTCTGGACTTCTGCTGGCATCACCGCTGGGATTGATCTCGCGCTTGCTCTTGTTCAGGAAGATCTTGGCCGGGAAATCGCTCTTGGCGTTGCCCGCCAGCTGGTGGTGTTTTTAAAGCGGCCCGGAGGGCAGTCTCAGTTCAGCGCGGCACTGGATCTTCAAAACGACAGCGGTCGCTTCGATCAGCTGCACAGTTGGATGATGCAGAACCTTCAGCAGCCCATCACCTTGAACGACATGGCCGAACAGGCAGTCATGAGCCCGCGCACCTTGTCGCGCCATTACAAAAAGGAGACGGGCCGCAGCCCGATGCGCACCCTGGAAGAAATGCGGCTGGATCGGGTCCGGCATTTGCTGGAGCAAGGACGCCCTGTGGCTCAGGCAGCAACACGCAGCGGCTTTGGAACCGAGGAAACCCTGCGCCAGGCGTTCCATCGGCGCTTCGGGGTTAGTCCGCAGGCTTATCGGGAACGGTTTTCAAACTAA
- a CDS encoding MAPEG family protein, whose product MRLSEKQRGVLKGMVSALVVAVMVLAAGSQFLLVENFGETQGSIRLQVAAVALVPVALALMISIGTLARHRFFTPEDIDGSGLTQGTAQAHTLQAVLQNTLEQSVLAFLTYCCFAALAPLSLLGAVPAGALLFVAGRVFFWIGYSKGAPARAFGFALTFYSTNLLLIACAIFAVTAI is encoded by the coding sequence ATGCGGTTGTCGGAGAAACAACGGGGTGTCCTGAAGGGTATGGTGTCTGCCCTGGTTGTTGCTGTGATGGTTCTTGCCGCTGGAAGCCAATTTCTATTGGTCGAGAATTTCGGAGAGACACAGGGGTCAATAAGGCTGCAGGTCGCCGCAGTGGCACTGGTTCCTGTTGCTCTGGCCTTGATGATATCCATCGGCACCCTGGCGCGGCACCGGTTTTTCACACCCGAAGACATTGATGGCAGTGGTTTGACCCAAGGAACGGCTCAAGCGCATACATTGCAAGCCGTCTTGCAAAACACCCTTGAACAATCGGTTCTGGCGTTCCTGACCTACTGCTGTTTTGCAGCTCTCGCACCGCTGTCCCTTTTGGGCGCTGTCCCCGCGGGTGCGCTGTTGTTTGTCGCCGGCAGGGTCTTTTTCTGGATAGGATATTCAAAAGGCGCGCCTGCCCGTGCCTTTGGCTTTGCGCTGACTTTTTATTCCACCAATCTGCTGTTGATTGCATGCGCCATATTTGCCGTGACCGCAATCTAA